In one Bacteroidales bacterium genomic region, the following are encoded:
- a CDS encoding amidohydrolase encodes MKEQLKVCLVQADLVWENIEANLHLMEGMLETLEKDTGLVVFPETFSTGFTMRSVQLAEGEDGKAVRWLLRMAREKQCHMSGSLIFREKDGRIYNRLLWVSPDGIQGFYDKRHLFRPGGEKENFSRGEERKIFRLGAFRILPQICYDLRFPVFSRNRGDYDVMLYVANWPATRHPVWETLCRARAMENQSYLLGVNRVGTDGTGIPSLGGSCSINPMGGEMLRMNAASGLGYSELNLEKLRNFRKKFPAWKDADHFEPGWKQ; translated from the coding sequence ATGAAGGAGCAATTAAAGGTATGCCTGGTACAGGCAGATTTGGTCTGGGAAAATATTGAAGCCAATCTGCATTTGATGGAAGGGATGCTGGAAACGCTTGAAAAGGATACTGGCCTGGTGGTTTTTCCTGAGACGTTCTCAACGGGCTTTACCATGCGCTCGGTACAACTGGCGGAAGGGGAGGATGGGAAAGCCGTCCGGTGGTTGCTGCGGATGGCCAGGGAAAAGCAGTGCCATATGTCCGGAAGTCTGATATTCAGGGAAAAGGACGGACGGATCTATAATCGTCTGCTGTGGGTTTCACCGGATGGAATCCAGGGTTTTTACGATAAACGACATCTCTTCCGTCCGGGAGGGGAAAAGGAGAACTTCAGTCGGGGAGAAGAGCGAAAGATCTTCAGGCTGGGTGCCTTCCGGATTCTGCCACAGATATGTTACGATCTGCGTTTCCCGGTATTCAGCAGGAACCGGGGCGATTATGATGTGATGCTTTATGTAGCCAACTGGCCGGCCACCCGTCATCCGGTCTGGGAGACTCTTTGCAGGGCCCGGGCCATGGAGAACCAGAGTTATCTTCTGGGCGTCAACCGGGTTGGTACCGATGGAACAGGAATCCCGTCCCTGGGGGGCAGCTGCTCCATAAACCCCATGGGAGGGGAGATGCTCCGGATGAATGCTGCATCCGGACTGGGATACTCAGAACTCAATCTGGAAAAACTCAGGAATTTCAGAAAGAAATTCCCGGCGTGGAAAGATGCGGATCACTTTGAACCCGGCTGGAAGCAGTAA